The Candidatus Woesearchaeota archaeon sequence TTGCCATCCTTAACGACGAAGAGGTCGTAGGATTTTTCTACTTCACCGAATTCATCGAATTCAAAGGTCCCTGATACGCCGTTGTATTCGCCCATCTGGTTGAGGTAGTCTTTGATGGCTGATCCTGTGCAGTCGGTCTTGGCGCAGGCATTCAGCAGAATCATCGTTGCGTCCCATGTTTCAGGGTTGTACGCTGATGAATCCTTGTTGTATTTTGCCTTGAATTTTTCATTCAGCGCCGTGAGTTCTGCAGATTCAGGAACCGCAGGCAGCGTCACGGTAAATCCTTCAGCCGCGTCGCCCGCATTCGTGAGCACGGTGTCGTCTTTGGACGCATCCGCACCAACGAGTGTTGCCGTAATGCCAAGTTCTTTAATCTGCTTGAGCACAATGGGCGCTTCGGCAGGGAACAGAGGCATATAGATTGCGTCGGGATTGAACTCTTTTATTTTGGTCAGCTGGGTACGTACATCGTTACTGCCCGGCTCAAGAGACTCAACCGTTACATCAAGGCCAAGCTTTTTTGCTTCGTTAACAAAGACACCGCTGATGCCAACGCCCCAGTCGTCATTTCTAAACAAGACACCAACTTTTTTGGCGCCTGATCCCTTGACTAATGCAGCTGCCTTTTTCCCTTGGCCAGCGTCAGAAGGCACGACACGGAAGACATAGTCTCCTGCATCTTTTATTTTCGGGCTTGTCGCACCGTAGGAAAGCATAACAACCTGTGCCGGCTCTGCAATCGGCGCAGTGGCGAGCAATGCAGACGAGCACAGCGTTCCAATTATTGCGGATACTTTGTCCTGATCAATCAATTTCTGCGCAACAGTCGTCGCGGTTTTTCCTTCACAGCGGTCGTCTTCAAAAACAATGTCTATTTTCTTGTCGCTGTTTGCATTGAATTCCTCCAATGCCAGTTCTGCTGTTTCTCGGTTCGGAACACCGATGGACGCGGCATCACCGGTCTGCGGGCCCATGAAGCCGAGCTTGTAATTTTGCGTGGTGACTTCACTGCGTTTCTGCACTGTGCATCCTGTGAGCAGGAGCAGCAGGGCAACAGAAACAATCATCAGAAAAGAATGTTGTTTGTTCATTGTTCAAACCCCCCATGTTGATTAATGAGGGAATAAAGTAATGCTGGATTTATAAAGATTGTTGTGAAACGATTGATTGGCACTCCTCACAAATGCCCGTAACTTCAATCTGAAAATGGCAAATGCTTCCTTTGAGTTTGTTTTGCAGAAAACCAATATCCTTCACGGCAAAGTGAGAGGTGGCGCCGCATTTTTCACAGATAAAGTGGCAGTGGCTGGTAAAGGTAGTTGAGTAGATTATTTTTCCATTGCATGAAAACGAGCACAGTGTGCTGGCGGCCTGTGACTCTTTCAAAAAACGGTACACAGTTGCTATGCCGATATCGGCATCCCTGCGGTGTGCCTTTTTGAATAAGTCAGGGGCAGTGAAAAAAGCATGCGTACCGCTGACCAGCGTCGTGAGCAGCTGTTTCTGTTTTGTTTTCCGCGAGATTCTGCCCATTATTGATACTGAATATCAGTAATATTTAAAAATATCGGTTTCTTACGAGTAGGTATGGCATCCATCTGGGTATACACGATCATCAGCGTTCTGGTAGTCAGCCTTATTTCCCTCGTCGGGTTGATAACACTGGCGATTACATCCAACCGGCTCAAAAAAGTGCTTATTTACCTCGTCAGCTTTGCTGCGGGCGCCTTGTTCGGAGACGCGTTCCTCCATCTCCTTCCGGAAGCTGTGGAACATGCAGGGGGCCTCACCGTGCAGTTGTCGCTGTATGTACTCGGCGGCATTGGACTTATGTTTGTTGTTGAGAAGGTTATCCGCTGGCGACACTGCCACATCCACATGGAAACCGCGCATCACCACCCGTTCGCGCTCATGAACCTGTATGGAGATGCGGTGCATAATTTTATCGACGGCCTCATCATCGGCGCGAGCTACCTTGCCAGCATCCCGGTGGGGATTACCACCACCATCGCCGTCATTCTCCACGAAATTCCGCAAGAGCTCGGCGATTTTGGCGTGCTGCTCCACGGCGGATTTTCCAAAATGAAAGCGTTATTTTTTAATCTCCTCACTGCGCTCACTGCAGTTCTGGGCGCAATAATTGCGCTCTTGTTGAGCGGATCAGCAGAGAATCTCACCGCGTTTTTCATTCCGTTTGCTGCAGGCGTGTTTATTTACATCGCCGGCTCTGACCTGATTCCAGAACTGCATAAGGATGCCGGAGCAAAAGAATCGCTGCTGCAATTCTGCGCGTTTGCCGTGGGTATTGGCTTCATGGCACTGATGCTGTTGATGGAGTAGGCATCACATCGTCACCTGATACTGTTCTTGTCCATCGTATCTATTCCAGAATACATATACGAGGCAAACAAATTTTATATAAACAGGTAACGGAATGTAGAAAAAAACAGGTGGTGATAGTATGTCTGATGTTCGAACGGTTCTTCAAAAAATAAAAAATGAAAATCTCGACATGGTTGACGTCAAATTCGTTGACCTCCATGGTATTTGGCAGCATTTTAGCATTCCGGCAACTGAATTGAGCGAAGACACCTTTGAAAACGGCCTTGGCTTTGACGGCAGTTCCATTCGCGGGTTTCAGGAAATCAATGAAAGCGACATGCTCCTCATGCCCGACCCTTCAACAGCCTTTACCGATCCTTTCTCCTCAAAAACGATTAGTCTTATCTGCACAATAAAAGATCCAGTCACCAAAGAAAAATATTCACGCGACCCGCGGTACATCGCCGAGAAAGCAGCAGAGCACCTCAAGAAAACCGGCGTTGGTGACATCAGCTACTGGGGGCCTGAAGCGGAATTTTTTATCTTCGACAGCGTACGCTACAGCCAGAATGAGTATAGTTCTTGTCATGCCATCAATTCTGAAGAAGGGATTTGGAACAGCGGCAGAGAAAACGAAAAAGACAATCCAAACCTCGGCTTCAAAATCCCCCACAAACAAGGATATTTTCCCGTGCCGCCCAGTGACACGCTGCAAGAGCTGCGCAATGACATCATCCGAACAATGATACGATGCGGCATTCACATTGAAGTGCACCACCACGAAGTCGCCACCGCTGGCCAGTGCGAGATTGATATGCGCTTTGATTCGTTGGTGCAGATGGCAGACAAGCTGATGCTGTACAAGTACATTGTCAAAAATGTTGCACGATCCCACGGCAAGACCGCAACGTTCATGCCGAAGCCGATTTTCAACGACAACGGCTCGGGCATGCACTGCCACCAGAGCATCTGGAAAGACGGCAAAAATGTGTTTTTTGATGCACAGGGATATGCAGGCATCAGCCAGACCGCGAAGTGGTACATCGGCGGCCTGCTGAAACATGCGCCGGCGCTGTGCGCTTTCATCGCGCCGGGCACCAACAGTTACAAACGGCTCGTGCCGGGTTTCGAAGCGCCGGTGAATCTGGTGTACAGCCAGCGCAACAGAAGCGCCGCAGTGCGAATTCCTTTATACTCGCAGAGTGAAAAGGCAAAGCGCATTGAATTCAGGACACCGGATCCCAGCTGCAATCCGTATCTTGCGTTCGCGGCCATGCTGATGGCCGGGCTTGATGGAGTGAAAAACAAAATTGATCCGGGCGAGCCAACCGACGTGAACCTGTACGAGCTTGAAGGAGAAGCCGCGGCAAAAATAAAATCAGTGCCCAGCTCACTGAAAGATGCGCTCGAAGCGCTCAAGGCAGACCACGCCTTCCTGCTCGACGGAGGGGTGTTCACCAAAGACCTGATTGATACATGGATCAAATTGAAGACTGAAGAAGTGGACGCGATACGGCTCCGGCCGCATCCGTGGGAGTTCCACTTGTATTATGATGCATAACATTTTTATTCTTATTCTTCTTTTTTATATCCATGAAAAAACCAACTCCTGCCCAATGCCACATCCTGTATGAGAAAGGCACCGAGCCTGCATTTTCAGGAAAATTTGTGGACAACAAAAAGAAAGGAACGTACACCTGTGCAGGATGCTCCAGTGAATTATTTTCTTCTGACACAAAATTCGATTCCGGCACCGGCTGGCCGAGCTTTTTTGACGCGAAGAATAAAAAAGTAAAACTTGAAAAAGACACGAGCCACGGCATGGAACGCGTTGAAGTGTTGTGTGCGAAATGCGGCGGCCATCTGGGCCACGTGTTTGACGACGGGCCGAAGCTGACATTCAAGCGGTATTGCATTAATTCTGGAGCGCTGGAGTTTGAAGAAGCTAAGACACATTGAGCAAATAAGCACTGGCATCTGCAATAGGCGTACCGCGCTCTAATTGGCGTGCACGTATCTCTCTTTCTGAAGCAAGGGCAAGCATGGTGCCCGGTTTTTTTAATTCTGTGCGGAGATACTGTTCATATTCCGGAACAAAACGAACTTCAAATATTTCACCCAAACGATTAGTTGCATGGATAGCAACACCTTCGCGAATAGTAGTATAATGGTCACAAATTCGCTGCACGCGCTCAACCTGAAGAGCGTCGTCTGAAAAATCAGGCAGACCATAGCAGGTTAATTCTTCACGAAGTTCACGAACAGGTGATGTTTCTCTTTCCTCACCACGTCTGTACCAGTCTTTAAATGCATGAAAATTTTCTGGAGGAAGATACAAACGAAGGTCGTTTGTTTCTGGCTTTTCAAACTCTGCGTCAATGCTTTTTAAGAACGGGCGCGCAGACTCATGAAATTCCAATGCGCCGCCCAGCGGCGCAAATTCGAGTATGCCTTGAATTCGACGTGAGCTTGTCAGGTCAAGAAGCAATCTGCCATCAAGGCCAATGCGGCTCCATGCCACGGCACACACGCGAACGAGATCGGACATACGGAGAAGCAAATAGCCGACGGTATTTAAACCTTTCTTTATAAAGAAGCCGAAACAGACAGAGAAACGATACCGCATTAATTCGGGGGCGCTGGAGTTTGAAGAGAAGAATTAATACGGCATTCGCACGTGTAGTTTTGGAACCACCTGAAAATGTTTTATATTTTTTGTCAGAAGTTCAGCATCATAAACAAGTGCTGTCGCGGCGATTAATGCATCAGGAAGAGCGAGGCCATAATCTCGAGACAAATCACCTCCAAGAACCGCAATAGGATTAGTAACCATTATCTTTTCCCAGCGGTGTAGAAAATGGAGCGTGAATTCTTTTTTTCGTGCATCGGCACACTCTTTCCCGGCAATAAGCTCGGCTTCAGTAATTGCAGAAAAGATAACATCATCAGCGTCAGCAATGGATTCAAAAAAACGGATGGCAGGAGCATGCTTTCTTAAATGATCGATAAAAATGTTGGTATCAAGGAGCATCATTGAAACTCACGTTTTCTTCGGGGCTCCCATGTTTTTCTCATCCGGTTTTCATATTCAACACCCGTTTCTTTTGTAGTGGTCCATAAACCTGCGGCAGCGTTAATAACGTCTTTGTTCAGTTTGAGGATATCAACGCGGTCACCTTCTATTGCAAAGATGACACTGCCTCCTTCTTCGAGGCCTTTGAGTTCTCGTACATCCTTTGGGATGGTGACCTGCCAGTTCCGAGTTATTTTCGCAATGCCCATAGTAGAGAATATTAGTAATAATTACTATATAAAGTTTGTTATTTTAATGCCTCAAAACTCTTCAACATCCTCAAAGAACCATCCTTCCGGCTCGCCGATAACGCCGGCACATATTAGTAATCATCCAT is a genomic window containing:
- a CDS encoding ABC transporter substrate-binding protein, with product MNKQHSFLMIVSVALLLLLTGCTVQKRSEVTTQNYKLGFMGPQTGDAASIGVPNRETAELALEEFNANSDKKIDIVFEDDRCEGKTATTVAQKLIDQDKVSAIIGTLCSSALLATAPIAEPAQVVMLSYGATSPKIKDAGDYVFRVVPSDAGQGKKAAALVKGSGAKKVGVLFRNDDWGVGISGVFVNEAKKLGLDVTVESLEPGSNDVRTQLTKIKEFNPDAIYMPLFPAEAPIVLKQIKELGITATLVGADASKDDTVLTNAGDAAEGFTVTLPAVPESAELTALNEKFKAKYNKDSSAYNPETWDATMILLNACAKTDCTGSAIKDYLNQMGEYNGVSGTFEFDEFGEVEKSYDLFVVKDGKFVKQE
- a CDS encoding transcriptional repressor, which encodes MGRISRKTKQKQLLTTLVSGTHAFFTAPDLFKKAHRRDADIGIATVYRFLKESQAASTLCSFSCNGKIIYSTTFTSHCHFICEKCGATSHFAVKDIGFLQNKLKGSICHFQIEVTGICEECQSIVSQQSL
- a CDS encoding ZIP family metal transporter, with product MASIWVYTIISVLVVSLISLVGLITLAITSNRLKKVLIYLVSFAAGALFGDAFLHLLPEAVEHAGGLTVQLSLYVLGGIGLMFVVEKVIRWRHCHIHMETAHHHPFALMNLYGDAVHNFIDGLIIGASYLASIPVGITTTIAVILHEIPQELGDFGVLLHGGFSKMKALFFNLLTALTAVLGAIIALLLSGSAENLTAFFIPFAAGVFIYIAGSDLIPELHKDAGAKESLLQFCAFAVGIGFMALMLLME
- the glnA gene encoding type I glutamate--ammonia ligase encodes the protein MSDVRTVLQKIKNENLDMVDVKFVDLHGIWQHFSIPATELSEDTFENGLGFDGSSIRGFQEINESDMLLMPDPSTAFTDPFSSKTISLICTIKDPVTKEKYSRDPRYIAEKAAEHLKKTGVGDISYWGPEAEFFIFDSVRYSQNEYSSCHAINSEEGIWNSGRENEKDNPNLGFKIPHKQGYFPVPPSDTLQELRNDIIRTMIRCGIHIEVHHHEVATAGQCEIDMRFDSLVQMADKLMLYKYIVKNVARSHGKTATFMPKPIFNDNGSGMHCHQSIWKDGKNVFFDAQGYAGISQTAKWYIGGLLKHAPALCAFIAPGTNSYKRLVPGFEAPVNLVYSQRNRSAAVRIPLYSQSEKAKRIEFRTPDPSCNPYLAFAAMLMAGLDGVKNKIDPGEPTDVNLYELEGEAAAKIKSVPSSLKDALEALKADHAFLLDGGVFTKDLIDTWIKLKTEEVDAIRLRPHPWEFHLYYDA
- the msrB gene encoding peptide-methionine (R)-S-oxide reductase MsrB, which translates into the protein MKKPTPAQCHILYEKGTEPAFSGKFVDNKKKGTYTCAGCSSELFSSDTKFDSGTGWPSFFDAKNKKVKLEKDTSHGMERVEVLCAKCGGHLGHVFDDGPKLTFKRYCINSGALEFEEAKTH
- a CDS encoding type II toxin-antitoxin system VapC family toxin, which translates into the protein MMLLDTNIFIDHLRKHAPAIRFFESIADADDVIFSAITEAELIAGKECADARKKEFTLHFLHRWEKIMVTNPIAVLGGDLSRDYGLALPDALIAATALVYDAELLTKNIKHFQVVPKLHVRMPY
- a CDS encoding AbrB/MazE/SpoVT family DNA-binding domain-containing protein produces the protein MGIAKITRNWQVTIPKDVRELKGLEEGGSVIFAIEGDRVDILKLNKDVINAAAGLWTTTKETGVEYENRMRKTWEPRRKREFQ